The genome window TCCACTTTTCAAAGGCTGGTAACATTTAGCACTTGCCCAATCACACTGGCTGCTGTAATTGTGTAATGACATTTTCCTCTATAGATGAGAATGGTCAAGTCTATCCAGAGAGCATGTGGGTTCCTGGTTTCCCTGCGCTTTCCTTTCCGTTTGGAACTGCAATAGATTCTTACACTTGTGTTTGGATGAACTGAGTCCAAGTTGTACAATATTCCTGTGTAGTCAATGCGAGTCATCTatggtaaaaaagttaagtataccttagttttaccagaccactgagctgattaacagctctcctagggctggcccgaaggattagacttatttaatgtggctaagaaccaactggttgcttagcaacgggactccATAGCtgttgtggaatctgaaccacattatagcgagaaatgaatttctatcaccagagatacaTTCCTCTAACTTCATTAGCTGGCTGGAGAGTCAAACTCAGCCCTAAcaagtgcaaggccacaactctaccaactTGCCCAAGGAAGAGCTGTCATCTATGGTAATGACTTGGTGGCTGAAGTAAGTGTATCCCTATGCACTTACAACTTTGCTGAGATTGAGTTAGGAGCGGGATTTTTCTTCCAATGTGCGAGAGGGAGACTTGAAATGTTGAAGTTCTTACTGATGAGAAATTTATGAAGTGATATTCCATTCCAGGAGTGGTACTATTCCTCTTCTAGGTTGCCACTACAATTCAAGTGACAAAATTGCTAAGTTAGGTGCCACTGTTTTAACAGTAAGTGAATCACCACCCAACTCTGTAGTGGCAGCCAGCTCGTAATTTCTCTCAACAAGCCTTCTAGCTTTAGGGTGTGGTCAGATCCTATAGTCACGCCTGAAATGTCAAAGGCTACATAACAGTTCTGATTTCTTTAGGTCACGTCTAAAGAAGCCATTATGTTGTTGCTGTTCAAGTCAGTTAAAAGAGGTCCAATCAAGGGAGTAATTTACAACATAATGTAAAAACATGacttcagaataaaataaaaatgacatcctagttcagaataaaataaaaatgacatcctagttcagaataaaataaaaatgacatcctAGTTCAGCATAGTGTAGTTATTGAAAACAGTTTCAGgcattcatttataattataccACTAGGGAAAGATTgtttcaaattctcttttattcACTGTATATAGTAGACAAATttacatcttaaaatgaacagtCATTAGCTAAAACTAAATTTCTGCCAATTATCAGGTGAGCTCAATCTAACCTGAGCCAAATTTGCGACAAGCATAGGGAACATCAACGGATGAAGAACTGCAACTGGATGCTTCaagaacattaaattttataatcTGTAATCCAAACCATCATTATATAGCAATTTTCTTTCAGGTatattaaatagttttctttaaagatatGTCCCTTAGCTTTTCATACATTGGAATGGATTGTGAAATATGATATTTACAGCAACTTAAAtccttaaaattaatatttatttacaaatctcCTTTGCACTACACAACAAAATGAAACTAATACCTCAGGGCAGTTTTGAAGGTATTTCATGAGAATATAAATTAGGCCCATTGGGTAGTATCACACTTCAATTCTGATTTGTAATCCAAGCTTCGCACAAAGAGAAAACTGAGGAGTTAAAATATATGTGGGTAACTCGGAAATGAATTTGtttagaaaaacaatgaaatgaatgaagaCCATGCAATGCTGTCACTGTCTGTTATAACCAACTGTAAAATGATTACAAGAGAATTTCTCAGTCGATAAAGAATGAAAATCAGCTGTTGATATTCCAAGTGTTCATGCCCTATAATGACAAGCTGAAAGTGGCTAAAGCTATTCAAGGGATACTCTAGTAGAGGAATGCTTTATAGAACTCTTGGAAAATGTTCCTGTACCCTAAAACCtggtgtatattaaaaaaatttaaagaaataatattcaaCAGACTTTAATATCTTCAATGTATTTGCAGCATCCTTTGAACCCTACTTGCACCCACCCTTGATCCTTTTATTTCACCTCCATTCCCATCTTTCTGGCCAAcccttttagatccttgtacttcatctcctgtaattttggttttcttcattttgctgtccaagcactccaactccctcttagCAGAGTGACCTGAAAGTGCTCAAGTGCTTTTTGGGATCTTCCATAAAGACACTTATAGGAAGCATTCTCAATAAACTAGTTGAAACCCATGAATCTAAAGCTACAGTACTAACTTTTCAAAGTATTACTTGCTTAATATTAAAAGGATTTCTTTGTCTTACACTTACATTTCACCTTGAAATAAGTCAGATAAAATGGGTATCTATGCATTGTTTCTTATCCAGTCAAGGAAGGTGTTGACCCTTGTATATACACCAGGAGTACCTGGTTCTGCACATCTGGTCCCAAATGACACTAAACCTATTACGACCCACTTTCCATTTACGTGTACCATGAGGGGCCCACCACTGTCGTCCTGGAagtgatacaaaaatatacacttaTGATGGAAATGTGTCATTCCTTGTAGCAGAGCTGATGAAAAAACACTTTGTAACTACAACTATTTAAGAGatgtggcataaaaaaaaagctactgaattttacaaaatttagatCTACAAGCTAAGCGGAGTGCGTTAATGCAGtataaaattttacatgaaaactGTAAATGTAAGATCTTCACTGTAACTTGTTAAGATAAAGAAATAAGCTTAGAGAATTTTAGAAAATTCAGATCCTTATATGAAACAAgccacatttgtatatatacacaatcacaaACTAAAGAAAACTACAGCACTTACCTGACATGAATCCTGACCACCTCTAGGATTTGCCGCACAGACCATGTTATCATTGATTGGCTGTTCATATGCATTATTGCAGTCTGCATTACTCCAAACTGGCACTCTTACTTGCTGCAGTACATTAGATACGGGTCCTTGGTAACTTGTGGCACCCCATCCTGTGTAAGATTAATCTTTTTAGTCCACATGGTTAGCCTCCCTGATTTACCATAGGAGTCTGAGGTGTTTTAAATAACTTTTGTCgccctttttaaaatttacttaaagcATGAACATAGGTGATGCTGTggacttttaagtttttttttttaaatacagtattacaCACCTTTGTGGAGTGTGAAAAACTTTTAGTACAGTGCAGTATTATACTGTAAATTCCTATGAATTCATAATTTCTTGTACAGTACACTACTGTAGATTCCTATGACCTTCAAGTACCAGGATTGCATttgcttttatgatttttaaaattacatcctGGGCTTTTGAAATTTCCCCTTTGTTGGATGAGTATAGAGGTCAGATCAGGCTTCTTAAGCCAAACACCAATCTCTCACCTAAACTCACTGAATCAATCTTATGTCATTCaatgacatttttatctactCCACacgtttttctgtaaattttgaatGAAACGACGTAAAAGTTTCTACTCTGCAAAAGAGCTGTGATTAACTCCAACAAAGATCAAGTGTCAAATGGTTAAATTCTTTTATTCGCTTAGTTCTTTGATGCTTGTTTTACTTAGTGTGAATGAATGAGACCCCATTcattacaacaaaaaacaagtaaaaatgagccaaagtttcttcagcacaattgagtcttctgtacaacatataatgttgtatgaaaccctcagccatggcccatgaaactgcCGGCCATCTCTTGTATAATTAACAGGGCTTACTATGAAAGGCAGTGTACTCTCATCTTTAGGCATGAACATGCTCAGTAGAGCCTGAGAAGAACGCCCTAAAGCAGTACAGTACTGACGACAGTTTTCTCCTTAAGAACAACTCCACAGAAGATGAATGCCCTATTCCAGTTACCTTCGTAGTTACTCTAACTAATACAGTGAATTCTTCCTTAATAACACTAGCCCAGTTTGCAACTGGTTACCTCTCCAAAGAATGACAAACATACATCAATGAGTCAATGGCAGAATGCAGTACTAACCCAAAAAGTAATATCAAACACACACGAAAACGGTCAAGTTATACATGGGTCTGTTCCGAATATTTTTCAAAGCAATTATACGTATTAATTTTAGTAGTTATTTGTTTACAGGATTGCATTCTCTAAATTCCCCTTTTTCACAATATCAAATAAGATAAGACACTTCAAAAATCTTTGTCatttcagttgtgtgagtgatGGCCTTTGGAATATCACTTACAAGACCTTGTTgctactttaaaatgaaatattttagaacAGTGTAAACTATTTCCTTGGTTTGACAACAAAGGTGGGGAGAGGTGTTTATGCTTTGGTTTTCCCTACTGTCATATCACAATGGCAGCTTTAGCAGTGATTTTTCTCTTAACAGATGGTtggtttaagattaagccagtaaAGTGACCGCTGACCTAAAATCCTGATGCTGACCTTATGACGCAGAAACCAAGATTTGGCACATCATTGTGTTTATGAAAAACATTGGGTCTCCAAGACAAAATAAAGTCAAATATGTTATTAATGTTGAATTGAAACTCATGGCTGCACTTTAGATTTTCACTCTGGTAGGCTCTGCTAAGCTCATACTTTTACCATAAAGACATTTGTCAACACGAATTCCTTATTTGCCCAACCCAAGGGATTTTAGTGTTTGACAGACTATACGTAGTTCAATACTAAAAGAAATGTGTTCACTCTGGGGGAAAATACAAAGCTTCCTTGAAAAATATCACCCTGACAAAGGCATATCAAAATACTACTGTATATGAACCTGCTGTGAATGATCATGCTCTCTCACTTTAGGAACATTTCAAGCATCATGCTCTCTCACTTTAGGAACATTTTCAAGCATCATGCTCTCTCACTTTAGGAACATTTTCAAGCATCATGCTCTCACTTTAGGAACATTTCAAGCATCATGCTCTCTCACTTTAGGAACATTTTCAAGCATCATGCTCTCTCACTTTTAGAACATTTCAAACATCATGCTCTCACTTTAGGAACATTTCCATCATGCGCTCTCACTTAAGGAAAAATTTCAAGCATCATGCTCTCTCACTTTAGGAACATTTCAAGCATCGTGCTCTCTCACTTTAGGAACATTTCAAGCATCATGCTCTCTCACTTTAGGAACATTTCAAGCATCATGCTCTCGCACTTTAGGAACATTTCAAGCATCATGTTCTCTCACTTTAGGAACATTTCAAGCATCGTGCTCTCTCAGAACATTTCAAGCATCATGCTCTCTCACTTTAGGAACATTTTCaagcaagcaaaaacaaacatcatTGGACAGGTCTGTAGTGGGAAAGAAACACAATGAATCTCAAGGAGAATGCTGCAGAAAGAGACAGGAAAGACAAACAACCCCAGAAGCAGAGTTTCCTGCCATTTTCAAGGAAGGGGACTCCCCTTccagataataataacatctctTCACCTTTCTCACCACTTACCACATATGCCATCAACTCTCCCAATTACAGGTAAAGTGAGATAAAGTTTGCACTTTTCTCATCTACtgtatttactattttttatttatttctgcatgcTAGGCTTGTTAAATTCAATTTGAaagacttttatttgtatttttagtggTCTGGAATGGATTAATTCAATTCCCATTAAATCTTATGGGGGAAAATTTGCATGGTTAAGGGGCAGCTTTCTGGAATGGATTAAGTCCTTTAATCGTGGTATGACTAAAACCTTTTACTGGGACTTTAATTGCTCCAAACAGATTGCTGTTTCCATGGTTGATAAGACCCTCACCAGTTGACCCTAATAATTGAATGGCAAACTTACTCAATTTTGACAAAAATGTGTTATGCTCTCCTCAGTTCACTAAGGTTTTCTTTGTATACTAAGTATGATCAAATAATTACCACTTATAATAAGCCAACCATTACAACTATTGTTATTAACtatgaaaagtaaaagtgaaaacacAATACAGTAAAACATACCAGCTACTGTGGCCATTGCCCCTGTGAAAGCTTCATTGGCAGGTGGCAAACAAATAGGACGAATATAATCATTGAAAGTGACTGGACTTTCAAGAACAAGCACTGCAATATCATTATCAAAGGTTCTGGCATTGAAGTTTGAATGAAGCCTGAAGCTGGAGATGCGTCTTTCTACATGTGGTGAATCATCTGTACGGCTGAAATCATATTCTCCAATTCGAACCCAGATGGTGTTCCAGTCAAATCTGTTCAAAGAGGTTTGTCTCTGATTTAGAATGGTTCATGCTTAATACtgtaaaatggaaagttttttaaGGTTGTACTTACAGTGCAATGTAACAAATAATGATACCATTTACATTTCTGTTCATGTAATAAGTGTCATGTGGTTATACAGTTTCCTGCTTTTTTTAAGCCACAATTGATTAAAGATGCAGAGAATATGTTTACAAATGTGAGCTATTAAAATAGCTAAGTATTAATTTAACATTCTGatacaattaatgaaaatactCTTAGCAAGTAACCAAGAGGACCCATGGTAAAAGTTTACGTTTTTAAGGATATTTTCAGCAAAAATCTGCTTTTTGTGTAAAGGTAGGCTACAAGTATTTTCAATTTCTCATTAGAAAAGGCAGGGCAGTTTcaacataatattttatatcttcattCACTGTTTAGCCAGCAGGCTTCTTTCTGTTACAACTTAATTCACATTTACTTCTCCATTTCTACGAAAGTCAACAATTAGTTTTAAACTTACCCAGCTAGACAGTGGGCAGCTGTCAAAACATGTCTGTTGGAAAGAAGAGCACCTCCACAGTACTGATTAGGGTTGACACCAGTCCTCAGAAGGGAAACAACCCAAGGGTGTTCTCTTACGCCTGCAGGAACCCCTCCAACAATCCTTGTTGAAGTGGGAGCATTAACACCACATCCTAAGGAAAGAGTggttcaaaatttctttcattcaatAAATGTTTCTACATCTGGAACTATTCAATAAATGTTTCTACATCTGGAACTATTTATATCAGCACTGTAATGCTACCACATAGTAAAGTGATTAAAGATGGAGAAAGGTAACAAATTCTGGCAGGCTGTTACaatactgtgtgtatgtttcctaATGCTGCATAAATGAGTAGCACTAATCACTGATTATacctttattttgaaattttgaattactgtatataaagtaagtacctgtactgtatactgtataaatttttaatataaatttacaccGTTATTTTATGTTCAACACTTATTGTGTCTTAATGCTCTAATGGTCAGACAGTGGAAGGGTCACTGGGGAGCCATTGCTGGGATATGCTTAGGGTTTCCACCCCTGCCCTTATCCCTACAGGTTGTAATACAGTACACTCTGAAGGTTAGTCGAGTCATCATTGGTTGTCAGCACCAATGCAGATATGATCTCTAGAACTGCAAATCTATTATGACATTCAACTACAAAAGCCTCTCAATGTTAATCGTCAAGAAAAATAGAGCAAATATTACCAATGTTACTGCTTGATGACTGTGGGGGCTGGCTCGGTGGAGTGGCAGCTTGTGAGGGAGCTGGCCTTGGACAGCAGACTCCGACATACCTTCAAGAAAGAGGATTTCTTGATAAAATAAGGATATGGAAGTTATATTGCAGTAAAATGCCTAGGTAAAAATTCAGGGAAAAGCAAGTTTACTGAAAATAGCCCTAGAATTTGTAGCTTATGGGAAGCAATTTACTTCATTTACAGGTAGCCTTGTGAAAacaatggaataaagaatttagccTGAatctaaaatatgcaaaattaataaggAAACAATGTATGGAAATGTGAAGTCTTGCAAAACTGAACCTCTGAAAGTATAAAACTCAATAGGTAGAAACTGATTAAATTCAAAGAAGCCTAATTCTAGTCAGGTCCTTTGACAgctactttaaaaattgttctaTTCTGTATTTTTGACATTTCCAGAACTATATTTTTACCTTCAACCAATTTTTCAGGAGAGATCAGAATAATGTGGTTAACTACTTTTGCCTTACAGCAATTGTAGTGTTTTTCCCAGCTGTTCCAATGTTTCAATGGATGCAGCTGAAATTATTTTGACGAGATGCTAGTTACTGTTTATTAACAGCAAAAGCAAGCTTGAACAGTGGAGATAACTTCATAGTACAGAACTCACCTTTGCTCAATAACGCAGGCATATCTAAGAAAGGCTTGGTAATTGTTAGCAAACTCTGGCAAAATACAGTACTGAAGGTGCCGGCAACGCCCAAACTCATTTTTGGGTGTTGTACAGGGTTGGTACATGACGTCAGCCTGCAAGCAGTAAAGTATTTACAGTGTCAAGATATGACAAAGGCATGAATGTTTTGATGCTTTAACTACATACTAAAATGAAGTGAATTTCCCTCAAAGATGTTAAGACATCATAGGGGTGCTGTAGAATACAGTTACTTTTCTGGACTCTGGTCTTCATAGCGTTTGTATCCCTTGATTGCCATTGTTCAGTCAGTGATATAAGTACTGCTACCAAGCGATCTTAACAATCCTGAAGGTCTTTGTAAGGTGAAGACATGCTGGATAACAGCAAATTCGAAGGATACAAAAGTTTTGGCATTCCTCACAATACTGTATCTGAATTAACTGTATGTTTGGTGCTAAATAACACTATTTCtccttaaattaattttaaggtccATTTTAGAAAGTGCAATGCAGCGCTGTTTATAGCACTGTCAAAGAATTAAAGTAAAACTGAATGTTGCTATACTGTACAGCAATCTTGTAGGTGAAGTAAACTGTCACCTTCGTTCAAATATATCTGATTGTACCTGCCTTATGAATCAATCTAAGCACTAACAGTTCATATTAATTTAAGCTATCAGACAATGCTAAAATAGTTAttccaaaaacaataaattaataaaaaaatttcaagcaTCTAGTTTGATTCAGTCTGCATTAAAACTATTATATAGGGAATTTTCTTCAGTGGTATACACTAAACATAATCGTAGCACTTTCTGTTAAATGAACCAATTTATTACAATTAGAGTCACAGCTGTGTTACAATTAGGTGTGAATATTAGTCACTTAAACGTTTAATGATACTTTCTttgagcactgaatggctgaaagtgaccTAGTGCTTgactttatagccaaattttcctCCGGCATTAAAGTTACTTTCAATTGGAATCTTTCAATTTACTTACCAGCCCTTGTCCTACTTGGAAGTTACGGGCAAAGGCTGATATGTCCTGTGGACCTTGACCTGCTGTTAAGTTGCCACCTTGTAAAAGTACTGGAATCTGCTGGAAAGCTTGGTCAAGAAGATCTGTTGAATAGTATGTACAACAAATAAACATCTGATTACAGCAAGAACATAAAAGTGCCATATTTATTTCTAAgctaaatttttgttgtttcctTTTAGTAAAGCCCAATAAGTGACCAACTTGAGCAGACTGTCAAGCAATGGTGTGCCGTTACAAACCAATGCTTCTAAAATCGGCTCTAGAGAAAATGTTGAGTGCTTGTAAATTGATCTTTGtgactgggaaaaaaaaaaaatcagatagaAATGGATAACAGTGAAATATTGCCTAAATCACAGTACTGTATTAGAATCTGGAAACAAAACTACACATGACTATATCTTCCAGGGAAGCTGCAAAGCAGTGATTAGCATTATAAACCAATATTAAAGAATTCTCACTACTTACTTGCAGTTCCTATAGGTCCTCCCAAATCTGTCAATAAGCAAGGACAAGGATCttaataattaaatacttttactcATGTTATTTCATGTCCACAAAAACACCAAATCTCAGTACATCTACTATATCCCTATTGAGTCAGTTAGTAATCACCTGTATAACATAAAACTGGAAGAAGGTCTCTGAGTAAAGTACTTACTTTGTGCACCTCCCCCAACAGGAACAAACCGTCCAGTTATGGGATCTGTGAttcgagggggaaaaaaaaaaggctgccttATTCAGATATTCTTGATAATTAGAATCCAAGTGAATTCATATACAAGTTCAGCTAACTTTCACTCTTACTAAACAGTAAAAATTCAGCCGAATGATTCAAATGTCTACCTttccgatttatttatttatctattttttgctgTTGCAAGTGTGCGCacagagggaaaataaaattgataaacaataTGGAAGTTTGTATGcacaaagagaaggaaagagtagCATCCTCGAGTTTGTGAAAATTAAGGGGAGTTCCTTCTTTTTCGTTTATGTTAATTCCTCTTCTCACTGCTTTAACATTTTCACATTGTATTAACTGAGATAGGGGCTGGTAACTAAAAGTAATATTCCATTTCTGTCACAAATGTTTGTATCAAGTGATGAAATTTATTTAGTAACCTTCAGACTTATTAGGGTGACTTAAACAGGACCAAAGTCTTAAAGAGAATCAAAACTATTACCTTTCTGCCTCTACAGACAGAATCTGAACAAAAGGAGCAGGAAAATAGCCTACCGACTTACCTTTTTCAAATTTCTGAGACGAAACGAACTGTTGCTGCGCGCCTAAACCTCCTGGAGAGAAAcccgtaaacaaaaaaaaaaacttgtaaaatgaGGCTTGATATGAATGTCACACCTGATTGTTGTAAGAATTCTATCTATGCAAGTTACAGACTTTGAATTCACACTCTGTAAAATCTTAAATTACATTGGGATCAATTTAAGCGAACTGAATAATACATCAAATTCAACAAGTTAGAAAACTATTTATTTGTCATACACTGTCACTCACATCGGTGGCTTACTCAAATTTAAAATCCCACGTCTATTACAGAAGCAAAGTACCGACTTGCCTTCTTGAACAAATTAGTTTTTTAACATTACGTAGAGACTTTTCCCAGTCTTCGCATTCTAAATGAACAAAAGGAACTTACCTTGATTAACGGAAGCTGTTCTCGCCATCACTCCTTGTCCTCTAGGTACAACTgcagaaagtaatttttattaataaaaacaggcCTTTATTCAGTTAAGAACTTAAACAGGAATTTTACAAGTATGATTTCATTTTTTGACCAGTGTACAATACAGGCTTGATTCTCATTTACTGTAATCGATATACTGTACCAACCGGTAACCATAGTATTTTGAAAGTGTGGTAATAAAGTAGGAATCAAAAGGTATTCCAAAGAAATATACACTCACACTGTCTTTTCCCTCTCTGTTCTACGTCTACGTCATCATCATCCTCAGCTGCTGCGAGGAACAACGTCCCCAAAACCCAGAGGATCTGAATCGTGCC of Macrobrachium rosenbergii isolate ZJJX-2024 chromosome 59, ASM4041242v1, whole genome shotgun sequence contains these proteins:
- the LOC136837533 gene encoding trypsin-1-like, with amino-acid sequence MRLAGTIQILWVLGTLFLAAAEDDDDVDVEQRGKRQFVPRGQGVMARTASVNQGGLGAQQQFVSSQKFEKDPITGRFVPVGGGAQNLGGPIGTANLLDQAFQQIPVLLQGGNLTAGQGPQDISAFARNFQVGQGLADVMYQPCTTPKNEFGRCRHLQYCILPEFANNYQAFLRYACVIEQRYVGVCCPRPAPSQAATPPSQPPQSSSSNIGCGVNAPTSTRIVGGVPAGVREHPWVVSLLRTGVNPNQYCGGALLSNRHVLTAAHCLAGFDWNTIWVRIGEYDFSRTDDSPHVERRISSFRLHSNFNARTFDNDIAVLVLESPVTFNDYIRPICLPPANEAFTGAMATVAGWGATSYQGPVSNVLQQVRVPVWSNADCNNAYEQPINDNMVCAANPRGGQDSCQDDSGGPLMVHVNGKWVVIGLVSFGTRCAEPGTPGVYTRVNTFLDWIRNNA